In Serratia sp. FDAARGOS_506, a genomic segment contains:
- the deoC gene encoding deoxyribose-phosphate aldolase, with protein MTTETIDYASYVDHTLLAMDATELQIAKLCEEAQQHNFYAVCVNSGYVPLAAQLLQESTVKVCSVIGFPLGAGLTVAKAFEAKAAIAAGAQEIDMVINVGWLKSGLLDEVKADIAAVREVCAAIPLKVILETCLLSDAQIVQVCEMCRELDVAFVKTSTGFSTGGAREEHVKLMRETVGSEMGVKASGAVRDRATAEKMIKAGATRIGTSSGVAIVSGAQPAAGSY; from the coding sequence ATGACCACCGAAACCATCGACTACGCCAGCTACGTTGATCACACCCTGCTGGCGATGGACGCCACCGAACTGCAGATCGCCAAGCTGTGCGAAGAAGCGCAGCAGCACAACTTCTATGCGGTATGCGTCAACTCCGGCTACGTGCCGCTGGCAGCCCAGTTGCTGCAGGAAAGCACCGTGAAAGTCTGCTCGGTAATCGGTTTCCCACTGGGCGCCGGCCTGACCGTCGCCAAAGCCTTTGAAGCGAAAGCGGCGATCGCCGCCGGCGCGCAAGAGATCGATATGGTGATCAACGTCGGCTGGTTGAAAAGCGGCCTTCTGGACGAAGTGAAAGCCGACATCGCCGCCGTGCGCGAGGTTTGCGCGGCGATCCCGTTGAAGGTAATATTGGAAACCTGCCTGCTCAGCGATGCGCAGATCGTCCAGGTTTGTGAAATGTGTCGCGAACTCGATGTGGCCTTCGTGAAAACCTCCACCGGCTTCAGCACCGGCGGCGCTCGGGAAGAGCACGTCAAACTGATGCGCGAGACCGTGGGCAGCGAAATGGGCGTGAAAGCTTCTGGCGCCGTGCGCGATCGCGCCACCGCCGAGAAGATGATCAAAGCCGGGGCCACGCGTATCGGCACCAGCTCCGGCGTCGCCATCGTATCCGGCGCTCAGCCGGCGGCGGGCAGCTACTGA
- the ybjG gene encoding undecaprenyl-diphosphate phosphatase, whose translation MEQLNHFLFAWINATPASPEWMIDFATFLARDLIIIVPLLIVGLWLWGPQSQLVSQRQVVAKTTIALLFAMLAAAAIGALLPHERPFVAGVGYTFLAHAPDSSFPSDHGTAIFTFALAFLFWHRVWSGVLLMIVAVGIAWSRVYLGVHWPLDMVGGFLLGLVGCLFAQLVWNLFGDVIADKLSRLYRFLFAFAIRRGWVKE comes from the coding sequence ATGGAACAGTTGAACCATTTTCTTTTCGCCTGGATCAATGCGACCCCGGCGTCTCCCGAGTGGATGATCGATTTCGCCACCTTTTTGGCGCGCGATCTTATCATCATCGTGCCGCTACTGATCGTCGGCCTGTGGCTGTGGGGGCCGCAAAGCCAGCTGGTTTCGCAACGCCAGGTGGTAGCAAAAACCACTATCGCGCTGCTGTTCGCCATGCTCGCCGCCGCCGCCATCGGCGCACTGCTGCCGCATGAGCGCCCATTCGTCGCCGGTGTCGGCTATACCTTCCTGGCACATGCGCCGGACAGCTCGTTCCCGAGCGATCACGGCACCGCCATCTTTACCTTTGCGCTGGCGTTCCTGTTCTGGCACCGGGTCTGGTCCGGCGTGCTGCTGATGATCGTCGCCGTCGGCATCGCCTGGTCACGCGTTTATCTCGGCGTGCACTGGCCGCTGGATATGGTCGGCGGTTTCCTGCTCGGCCTGGTCGGCTGCCTGTTCGCCCAGCTGGTGTGGAATCTGTTCGGCGATGTCATCGCCGACAAGCTGTCGCGCCTGTATCGTTTCCTGTTCGCCTTCGCCATCCGACGCGGCTGGGTGAAAGAGTAA
- a CDS encoding phosphatase PAP2 family protein — MNPESSLNQSSTAPQIKTTALYSLPTSFYRWQVFGLLISGLLFLWLSRNEQLDWAISNYWYDPASGHFPWQNNYWLDLINHRLLKQIVIVGAVLTLFWGIYRRNARLIVTMLLIGIGPLVVGILKATSAHSCPWDLIEYGGKAMSFPLFGAVPAQPGPGRCFPGGHASSGFAVMALFFLFYPQRPRLAWWCWCGGIALGMLMGFGQIMRGAHFLTHNLWAGWWVWLSQLAIYWTVSGYWRRKTR; from the coding sequence GTGAATCCAGAATCATCATTAAATCAATCCTCAACGGCACCGCAAATTAAGACAACCGCCCTTTACTCCCTGCCGACATCCTTTTACCGTTGGCAGGTTTTTGGCCTGCTGATCAGCGGCCTGCTGTTCCTGTGGCTCTCCCGCAACGAACAGCTGGACTGGGCGATCAGCAACTATTGGTACGATCCCGCCAGCGGGCATTTCCCGTGGCAAAACAATTATTGGCTGGATCTGATCAACCACCGCCTGCTGAAGCAAATAGTGATCGTTGGGGCGGTGCTAACGTTGTTTTGGGGTATCTATCGCCGCAACGCGCGCCTGATCGTGACCATGCTGTTGATCGGTATCGGCCCGTTGGTGGTGGGCATTCTCAAAGCCACCAGCGCTCACTCCTGCCCGTGGGATCTGATCGAGTACGGCGGCAAGGCGATGTCCTTCCCGCTGTTCGGCGCGGTACCGGCACAGCCGGGCCCCGGCCGCTGCTTCCCCGGCGGGCACGCCTCGAGCGGTTTCGCGGTCATGGCGTTGTTTTTCCTGTTTTATCCGCAGCGTCCGCGCCTGGCCTGGTGGTGCTGGTGCGGCGGCATTGCGCTCGGCATGCTGATGGGCTTTGGCCAAATCATGCGCGGCGCACATTTTCTTACCCATAACCTGTGGGCAGGTTGGTGGGTTTGGTTAAGCCAGTTGGCTATTTATTGGACGGTTAGCGGCTATTGGCGCCGCAAGACGAGGTAA
- a CDS encoding 5'-methylthioadenosine/S-adenosylhomocysteine nucleosidase — protein MKNKARVLLLAAAGAAFSPLSFGQAAAAGPIVVQGAMPVEAERFAQRLENPREEQIGGWRFWHGTVDGYPVVVSETLKGMSNAAAATAIAATQFHPVAIINQGTAGGHDPALKVYDIVLGKYSVNLGAFKTPAKALGEGSDSRQWQPMDLLASKGSAGEDKKAHSLRQFPADPKLLAIAQSVKSDYRQGKVVEGVIGSADVWNSELDRIRYFHDSYRTSVEEMETASAAQIAAEFKVPFVGIRVLSNNITNQGKYDPQTGLACQDYVYQVVKAYVASLKKH, from the coding sequence ATGAAGAATAAAGCGCGTGTCTTATTGTTGGCGGCCGCCGGTGCGGCCTTTTCTCCGCTGAGCTTTGGCCAGGCTGCTGCCGCTGGACCAATCGTGGTGCAGGGCGCCATGCCGGTGGAGGCGGAACGTTTCGCCCAGCGCTTGGAGAATCCGCGCGAGGAGCAGATCGGCGGCTGGCGATTTTGGCACGGCACCGTAGACGGCTACCCGGTGGTGGTGTCGGAGACGCTGAAGGGCATGTCCAACGCCGCGGCGGCCACGGCGATCGCCGCTACGCAGTTTCACCCGGTGGCGATCATCAACCAGGGCACCGCCGGCGGCCATGATCCGGCACTGAAAGTATATGACATCGTGCTGGGTAAATATTCGGTCAATCTCGGGGCGTTCAAAACGCCGGCCAAGGCGTTGGGGGAAGGCAGCGACTCGCGGCAGTGGCAGCCGATGGATCTGTTGGCTTCCAAGGGCAGCGCCGGCGAGGACAAAAAGGCGCACAGCCTGCGCCAGTTTCCCGCCGACCCCAAACTGTTGGCGATTGCGCAAAGCGTTAAGAGCGATTACCGACAGGGCAAGGTAGTGGAAGGGGTGATCGGCTCGGCGGACGTTTGGAACAGCGAGTTGGATCGCATTCGCTATTTCCACGACAGCTATCGAACTTCGGTCGAAGAAATGGAGACCGCCTCCGCTGCGCAGATCGCCGCCGAATTCAAGGTGCCGTTCGTCGGCATTCGCGTGTTGTCCAACAACATCACCAATCAAGGCAAATACGATCCGCAAACCGGGCTGGCATGCCAGGATTATGTCTATCAGGTGGTGAAGGCCTATGTCGCCAGCCTGAAGAAACACTGA
- the eco gene encoding serine protease inhibitor ecotin produces the protein MNKASVVFSGLLMAVSASAMAATSGDDADISKQPLEKVAPYPKAEKGMNRQVIYLPKQEHEENYKVELLIGKVLEVDCNRHMIGGTLETKTLSGWGYDYLVLEKLSDPASTLMGCPDNTKTKQFIAANLGDAAMQRYNSRLPIVVYAPKDAEVKYRIWKAEDTVSQAEQK, from the coding sequence ATGAACAAGGCATCCGTTGTATTTTCCGGCCTGCTGATGGCCGTTTCCGCCAGCGCCATGGCGGCTACCTCTGGTGATGACGCGGATATCAGCAAACAGCCGCTGGAAAAGGTCGCGCCTTACCCGAAAGCTGAGAAGGGCATGAACCGCCAGGTGATTTACCTGCCGAAGCAAGAACATGAAGAGAACTACAAGGTGGAGCTGCTGATCGGCAAGGTGCTGGAAGTGGACTGCAACCGCCATATGATCGGCGGTACGCTGGAGACTAAAACCCTCTCCGGCTGGGGCTATGACTACCTGGTGCTGGAGAAGCTGTCCGATCCGGCCTCCACGCTGATGGGCTGCCCGGACAACACCAAGACCAAGCAATTCATCGCCGCCAACCTGGGTGATGCTGCGATGCAGCGCTACAACAGCCGCCTGCCGATCGTGGTATACGCGCCGAAAGACGCGGAAGTGAAATACCGCATCTGGAAAGCCGAAGACACCGTAAGCCAGGCCGAACAGAAGTAA
- a CDS encoding LysR family transcriptional regulator, translating into MRQRRLPNLAVLRAFEATVRYGSVSKAAKSLNVTDGAVSRAVREFEQALGFALFQRTSRMVHPTPQAQELASEIGRGLDNLQSAIDRACRHHQNRPLVISCEPTFLIRWLIPRLAGLQQAVGKERDLQLVSAGGAVAFSREGIDLAIRRNDFPIADDVVARPFLKERVGPVCRREHATAGRELRGTLLHTETRPHAWRDWCAHSGIEIRPGNELRFEHFYLSLQAAVAGAGIGIGPLALVADDIVNGALVAPYGFAPDGTDYVLMTQADGQEDAIFSTVLDWLIAMGEETERAVLVGEKKA; encoded by the coding sequence GTGCGTCAACGAAGATTGCCTAACCTGGCGGTATTGCGGGCTTTCGAAGCTACGGTGCGGTACGGCAGCGTGTCGAAAGCCGCCAAATCTCTCAACGTCACCGACGGCGCCGTCAGCCGCGCGGTGCGCGAATTCGAGCAGGCCCTGGGATTCGCGCTGTTTCAACGCACCAGCCGCATGGTGCATCCGACGCCGCAGGCGCAAGAGCTGGCGAGCGAGATCGGCCGGGGGCTGGACAACCTGCAGTCGGCGATCGACCGCGCCTGTCGGCATCATCAGAATCGCCCGTTGGTGATCTCCTGCGAGCCGACCTTTCTGATCCGCTGGCTGATCCCGCGTCTGGCCGGTTTGCAGCAGGCGGTGGGGAAAGAACGCGATCTGCAGCTGGTCTCCGCCGGCGGCGCCGTCGCCTTCTCGCGTGAAGGCATCGATCTGGCGATTCGCCGCAACGATTTCCCGATCGCCGACGACGTGGTCGCCCGCCCGTTCCTCAAAGAACGGGTCGGCCCGGTATGCCGTCGGGAGCATGCCACGGCGGGGCGTGAACTGCGCGGCACCCTGCTCCACACCGAGACGCGCCCGCACGCCTGGCGCGACTGGTGCGCCCACAGCGGCATCGAGATCCGGCCGGGCAACGAGCTGCGTTTCGAACATTTCTATCTTAGCCTGCAGGCGGCGGTCGCCGGTGCCGGTATCGGCATCGGCCCGTTGGCGCTGGTGGCGGATGATATCGTCAACGGCGCGCTGGTGGCGCCATATGGCTTTGCGCCTGACGGGACGGATTACGTGCTGATGACCCAGGCCGACGGCCAGGAGGATGCGATATTCTCAACGGTGTTGGATTGGCTGATCGCCATGGGGGAAGAAACCGAACGGGCGGTGTTGGTGGGCGAAAAGAAAGCGTAA
- a CDS encoding four-carbon acid sugar kinase family protein has protein sequence MIAILADDLTSALDGAAPFAARGLNACVMLRLPDAALQGAEIVAFDLDSRFVSPEQAERRFRHAAACVKPARLIYKTVDSTLRGNPGPETRGALTGSGRRLAIVAPAFPDAGRTTVDGRQYVDGVPLEQTAFARDPKNPIVTGYVMERMAGLESTRFQVFDAADNGELDELVGRIGIAEPVVWVGSPGLAAALARALSPEENTPPVQPPLRARKVLVVTGSLHPANVVQLASLQQAGAVLITLLEAASPEAVAQEVRAAFACADVVCLMSPRARAAAPDHAAALGAVVGRCAEAFDGLVATGGDTARRIVDAMAAGSLTLFGEVEPGVPFGLLNLPGRRLPFATKAGGFGRAGTLLNCVTRLRADREGEER, from the coding sequence ATGATTGCCATTCTCGCCGATGATCTTACCAGCGCGCTCGACGGCGCGGCCCCGTTCGCCGCACGCGGACTGAATGCCTGCGTCATGCTACGCCTGCCCGATGCCGCGTTGCAGGGCGCTGAGATCGTCGCCTTCGATTTAGATTCCCGCTTCGTTTCGCCGGAGCAGGCGGAGCGGCGTTTTCGCCATGCCGCCGCCTGCGTGAAACCGGCGCGCCTCATCTACAAAACGGTGGATTCCACGCTGCGTGGCAATCCGGGGCCGGAAACGCGCGGGGCGCTGACGGGCAGCGGACGCCGCCTCGCTATCGTCGCGCCGGCCTTCCCGGATGCCGGCCGCACCACGGTGGACGGCCGGCAATACGTCGACGGCGTTCCGCTGGAACAGACCGCCTTTGCGCGGGATCCGAAGAACCCGATCGTCACCGGCTACGTCATGGAGCGTATGGCGGGGTTGGAATCGACGCGCTTTCAGGTATTCGACGCCGCAGACAACGGCGAGCTGGATGAGCTCGTGGGGCGGATCGGCATTGCCGAACCGGTGGTGTGGGTGGGATCGCCGGGCCTGGCGGCGGCGCTGGCGCGTGCGTTGTCTCCTGAGGAGAACACACCGCCCGTTCAACCGCCGCTGCGAGCCCGCAAGGTGCTGGTGGTGACTGGCAGCCTGCATCCGGCGAATGTCGTTCAACTGGCAAGCCTGCAGCAGGCGGGCGCCGTACTTATCACGCTGCTTGAAGCGGCCTCACCCGAGGCGGTAGCGCAAGAGGTGCGAGCGGCGTTTGCATGCGCCGATGTCGTTTGCCTGATGTCGCCTCGGGCGCGAGCGGCCGCGCCGGATCACGCCGCTGCGCTGGGCGCGGTCGTTGGCCGTTGCGCGGAGGCCTTTGACGGGCTGGTGGCGACCGGCGGCGATACCGCGCGGCGTATCGTCGACGCCATGGCGGCCGGCTCACTGACGCTGTTCGGCGAGGTGGAACCCGGCGTGCCTTTCGGGTTGTTAAATCTGCCGGGCCGCAGGCTGCCGTTCGCCACCAAGGCGGGCGGTTTCGGCCGGGCCGGTACGTTGTTGAACTGCGTAACCCGGTTGCGCGCTGACCGAGAAGGAGAAGAACGATGA
- the pdxA gene encoding 4-hydroxythreonine-4-phosphate dehydrogenase PdxA translates to MTLSTLPLAITMGDPAGIGPEIIAKLAATERLSTPYVVIGDAGALARAAACQGLTLHIRELPASLVGWDDGWRRGETAVYSAGVALPADLPLGRLDKRAGAASYAWVVAAIDLALAGRIAGIVTAPLNKEAMRLAGIDYPGHTEILAARSGTQDFAMMLANDELRVILVSIHVSLRDAIDAATVENELRAIHLAQTACRALGIAKPRIAVAGLNPHAGENGLFGREDLDVIVPAIALAREQGLDVSGPWPGDTVFMRARRGEFDIVVAQYHDQGLIPVKYLGVDHGVNVTVGLPFIRTSVDHGTAFDIAGSGRAEHASLLYAFRQAEKMLRAQ, encoded by the coding sequence ATGACCCTTTCCACCTTGCCGCTGGCGATAACCATGGGCGATCCCGCCGGCATCGGGCCGGAGATCATCGCCAAACTGGCGGCCACAGAGCGGTTGAGCACGCCTTATGTGGTGATTGGCGATGCCGGTGCCCTGGCGCGTGCGGCGGCCTGTCAGGGGCTGACGCTGCACATCCGCGAGCTGCCCGCCTCGCTGGTGGGATGGGACGACGGCTGGCGGCGGGGGGAGACCGCTGTCTATTCCGCCGGCGTTGCGCTGCCGGCGGACTTGCCCCTCGGCAGGCTCGATAAGCGCGCGGGCGCGGCGTCTTATGCCTGGGTGGTTGCCGCCATCGATTTGGCGCTGGCGGGGCGCATCGCCGGCATCGTCACCGCGCCGCTGAACAAGGAGGCGATGCGCCTGGCGGGGATCGATTATCCGGGGCACACCGAGATCCTGGCGGCGCGCTCGGGCACCCAGGACTTCGCCATGATGCTGGCCAACGACGAGCTGCGAGTGATCCTGGTTTCCATTCACGTTTCGCTGCGGGACGCCATCGACGCGGCGACCGTGGAAAACGAGCTGCGTGCGATTCATCTGGCGCAAACGGCCTGTCGGGCGCTGGGCATAGCGAAACCGCGCATTGCGGTGGCCGGCCTGAATCCGCACGCCGGGGAGAATGGCCTGTTCGGCCGCGAAGATCTTGACGTCATCGTGCCCGCCATCGCCCTGGCGCGGGAACAGGGGTTGGACGTCAGCGGCCCCTGGCCCGGCGATACCGTTTTCATGCGCGCCCGGCGCGGGGAGTTCGACATTGTGGTCGCCCAATATCACGACCAGGGCCTGATCCCGGTGAAATATCTCGGGGTGGATCACGGCGTTAACGTCACCGTCGGCCTGCCGTTTATCCGCACCTCGGTCGACCACGGTACGGCGTTCGATATCGCGGGCAGCGGACGGGCGGAACACGCCAGCCTGCTTTACGCCTTCCGGCAGGCGGAAAAAATGTTGCGCGCCCAATAA
- a CDS encoding 4-hydroxythreonine-4-phosphate dehydrogenase: MHTPEFIFMLTRNDSTVPDAQARLPEVLAAGVKHIGFKDIGLPLDQLKQLAQAIHAGGATAYLEVVSLDEESEMNSARAALALGVDVLMGGTRPESVLPIIRQSGLRYYPFAGRISGHPSVLEGDIDDIVASARQRAALPGVTGLDLLAYRFAGDVPTLIRRVCDAVDKPVYIAGSIDREDRIAAVVTGNAVGFTVGTAALDGVFLTDKPGLTAQVNAVKCLIGNVIRKL; encoded by the coding sequence ATGCACACACCCGAGTTTATTTTCATGCTGACGCGCAACGACAGCACGGTGCCCGATGCGCAAGCGCGGCTACCAGAAGTGCTGGCTGCCGGCGTGAAGCATATCGGCTTTAAGGATATCGGCCTGCCGCTGGATCAACTCAAACAGTTGGCGCAGGCGATCCACGCCGGCGGCGCCACCGCTTATCTGGAAGTGGTCAGCCTGGATGAGGAAAGCGAGATGAATTCGGCGCGCGCGGCGCTGGCGTTGGGCGTTGATGTATTGATGGGGGGAACGCGGCCGGAAAGCGTACTGCCGATCATTCGTCAGTCTGGCCTGCGCTACTATCCATTTGCCGGTCGCATCAGCGGCCACCCCAGCGTGCTGGAAGGTGACATTGACGATATTGTCGCCAGCGCCCGCCAGCGCGCCGCTTTACCGGGCGTGACAGGGCTGGATCTGCTGGCCTACCGCTTTGCCGGCGACGTGCCGACGTTGATTCGGCGGGTGTGCGATGCGGTCGACAAACCGGTTTATATCGCCGGGTCTATCGACCGCGAAGATCGTATCGCCGCCGTGGTGACGGGCAATGCGGTCGGTTTCACCGTCGGTACCGCGGCGCTGGACGGCGTGTTTCTCACCGATAAGCCGGGGCTGACGGCGCAAGTCAACGCCGTGAAATGCCTGATTGGCAATGTGATCCGCAAACTGTAA
- a CDS encoding phospholipase produces MKLLSLFSEHTAPESFSRILTPTQARHELERHYLFGGAAGISISSRYSITRNTQSGIGVTGYREDAIVKRSVFDDLNRGGLLAIDEGMGAWTPTKYAFYIDAEGRLQRYPGSSLPAFYPTGHVIARYEEMVSRYGRRAKPTVLPARQNTTRNPPLQQAIATAVATVAATVQAIRPMTKAERWQERQYLIGRGNRSIYPDARMAAQRLAENNVAVEKAKLAENVYKTTNPLKDTIDIPEGWKDISNNDGVLGKLGLSKDMLYDDEDTPGFLARVYQPDERVFGKAMNPTVVFRGSRAPEFPEGISKAAQKALLNGDLSGIKNLSDWSNNGAQGLGFNSEYYKQAVIIGDKISKVSNIDIAGHSLGGGMASATSIASGKPAWTFNAAGLNAGTVEKYGGSIIGNADNIQAYRVKGELLTKLQEVDLWEDAKDLKFYPPAVMAKERLSMLAPDAVGVKHTLPGGTGSLLDKHGIDQAIQCIENEKDDDIATIKGRI; encoded by the coding sequence ATGAAGCTGCTCTCTCTCTTTTCTGAACACACGGCGCCGGAAAGTTTCTCCCGGATACTCACCCCGACACAAGCGCGCCATGAGCTGGAACGGCATTATCTGTTCGGCGGCGCAGCCGGCATATCGATAAGCAGCCGGTACTCCATAACCCGCAATACTCAATCCGGTATTGGCGTCACCGGTTATCGTGAGGACGCGATTGTGAAGCGCAGCGTGTTCGATGATCTCAATCGGGGCGGTTTGCTGGCGATTGATGAGGGAATGGGCGCCTGGACGCCGACGAAATACGCGTTTTACATCGACGCGGAAGGCCGATTACAGCGCTATCCCGGTAGCTCTCTTCCTGCCTTTTATCCTACTGGGCACGTGATCGCCCGCTATGAAGAAATGGTCAGCCGCTATGGCCGGCGGGCAAAACCGACGGTGCTGCCGGCGAGGCAGAATACGACCCGGAATCCCCCTCTGCAGCAAGCCATCGCTACCGCAGTGGCAACCGTTGCCGCCACGGTACAGGCCATCCGTCCGATGACCAAGGCAGAACGCTGGCAAGAACGCCAGTACCTGATAGGGCGAGGCAACCGCAGCATTTACCCGGATGCACGTATGGCGGCACAGCGATTGGCGGAGAACAACGTCGCGGTCGAAAAGGCGAAGCTGGCTGAGAATGTTTACAAAACCACTAACCCGCTCAAGGACACGATAGACATCCCTGAGGGCTGGAAGGACATCAGTAACAATGATGGGGTGCTGGGTAAACTCGGTTTAAGCAAAGATATGCTCTATGACGATGAGGATACGCCGGGCTTTCTGGCTCGGGTTTATCAGCCAGATGAAAGGGTTTTTGGTAAAGCGATGAATCCGACGGTGGTGTTCCGTGGATCGCGTGCGCCTGAGTTCCCGGAGGGAATAAGCAAGGCGGCCCAGAAAGCGTTACTGAATGGCGATTTGTCAGGCATTAAAAACCTGAGTGACTGGTCAAATAACGGCGCTCAGGGGTTGGGGTTTAATTCTGAATACTATAAACAAGCCGTTATAATTGGCGATAAAATTTCGAAAGTATCAAATATTGACATTGCAGGTCATTCATTAGGCGGTGGTATGGCCTCTGCGACCTCCATAGCCAGCGGCAAACCGGCTTGGACGTTTAATGCAGCAGGCCTGAATGCGGGAACCGTCGAAAAATACGGTGGCTCTATAATAGGCAACGCCGATAATATTCAGGCGTATCGCGTGAAAGGGGAGCTGTTGACCAAGCTGCAGGAGGTTGATTTGTGGGAGGATGCCAAAGACCTCAAATTTTATCCGCCCGCAGTGATGGCGAAAGAACGGTTGTCCATGTTGGCGCCTGACGCCGTGGGAGTAAAACACACGCTTCCCGGTGGAACAGGCTCACTGCTGGACAAGCACGGTATAGACCAGGCGATACAATGCATTGAAAATGAAAAAGACGATGACATTGCCACAATCAAGGGAAGAATATGA
- a CDS encoding ankyrin repeat domain-containing protein: MKKIILIITMVVSTLIMQGCKQGMDLQPQDYFEGTQLDIANIIYEGDRQKLDKILPTVSKETLNRPAKAEMTLLFWAINNAIFDKNTPERLKIITDLVKAGADPLQPRPEGRSSPAEFVMKADKGVWIKSMLDGGLSPNAKDKINNKPIIFKSILAKNTETLEVMLDYGADINIRNSLGDTLLIDALDYHSYDHVILLLEKGADSDIRGNSGWTMGNQLQRLINRSQDGSEAKESLERIKDELIKRGGKWPPLPVSK; the protein is encoded by the coding sequence ATGAAAAAAATCATACTCATTATCACGATGGTAGTGTCTACGCTCATCATGCAGGGGTGCAAACAAGGTATGGATTTACAACCGCAGGATTATTTTGAAGGGACGCAACTGGACATCGCCAACATCATCTACGAGGGTGACAGGCAAAAGCTGGATAAGATTTTACCGACGGTAAGCAAAGAAACGTTAAATCGGCCGGCCAAGGCGGAGATGACGTTGCTATTCTGGGCGATAAATAACGCTATCTTTGACAAGAACACGCCAGAGCGACTCAAGATCATTACAGATTTGGTCAAGGCGGGGGCAGACCCACTGCAGCCTAGGCCGGAAGGGAGAAGTAGCCCCGCTGAATTTGTTATGAAAGCAGATAAGGGAGTCTGGATAAAATCCATGTTAGATGGGGGGCTCTCTCCTAATGCAAAAGATAAAATCAACAATAAGCCAATTATATTTAAAAGTATTCTTGCGAAGAATACAGAGACATTAGAGGTCATGTTGGATTATGGTGCGGATATAAATATAAGAAATTCACTGGGTGATACGCTGCTCATCGATGCTTTAGACTATCACTCCTATGACCACGTCATTCTTTTATTAGAAAAAGGCGCCGATAGCGATATAAGAGGCAACTCGGGGTGGACGATGGGTAATCAACTACAACGGCTGATTAATAGGAGTCAGGACGGCAGTGAGGCGAAAGAGTCTCTTGAGCGCATCAAAGACGAGCTAATTAAGCGTGGTGGGAAATGGCCACCTCTCCCTGTCAGTAAATAA
- a CDS encoding ankyrin repeat domain-containing protein, translating to MRHSTLIIIMLLSMLMMQGCEQGRDLQPQDYFEGKQLDIAKIIYEGDRQKLDKVLPTVSKETLNRPAKAEMTLLFWAINNAIFDKNTPERLKIITDLVKAGADPLQPRAEGGSSPAEFVMKANKGVWIQAMLEGGLSPNARDKVHNQPIIFESFDAANTETLKILIAYKADVNIKGAMSRMPLINALYNSCPEHIEVLLAHGANPLAKDDFNDSFLSLISAEIAKGDKSNAYIKKLIKIKGKIKQVN from the coding sequence ATGAGGCACAGCACTCTTATCATTATCATGTTGCTGTCGATGCTCATGATGCAGGGATGCGAACAAGGTAGGGATCTACAACCACAGGATTACTTTGAAGGGAAGCAGCTGGACATCGCCAAGATCATCTACGAGGGTGACAGGCAAAAGCTGGATAAGGTTTTACCGACGGTAAGCAAAGAAACGTTAAATCGGCCGGCCAAGGCGGAGATGACGTTATTATTCTGGGCGATAAATAACGCTATCTTTGACAAGAACACGCCAGAGCGGCTCAAGATCATTACGGATCTGGTCAAGGCGGGAGCAGACCCACTGCAGCCAAGAGCTGAGGGGGGGAGTAGCCCAGCTGAATTTGTTATGAAGGCGAATAAAGGCGTATGGATACAAGCTATGTTAGAGGGCGGGCTCTCTCCAAATGCCAGAGATAAGGTTCATAATCAACCCATTATATTTGAAAGTTTTGATGCGGCGAACACCGAAACATTAAAGATATTAATTGCATACAAAGCTGATGTTAATATCAAAGGCGCTATGAGCCGAATGCCATTAATTAATGCGCTGTATAACAGCTGCCCTGAGCACATTGAGGTTCTTTTGGCTCATGGCGCTAACCCCTTAGCCAAAGATGACTTTAATGACAGCTTCCTTTCTCTGATTTCTGCGGAAATAGCCAAAGGGGATAAGAGCAATGCGTACATAAAAAAGCTAATTAAAATTAAAGGAAAAATAAAACAGGTGAATTAG